A single region of the Candidatus Dependentiae bacterium genome encodes:
- a CDS encoding PDDEXK nuclease domain-containing protein — protein sequence MKKKSNIKSSDNLVLKNYVQFLEHIKEDILQTQLRAAQSVTKELILLYWRIGKVLSDKTQSEGWGAKIVEKFAHDLGTAFPGITGFSRTNIYRMIAFYEAYSICPTAVGQIEHNPLLNIPWGHNAVLLEKLQKNEQRLWYAQQSIENGWSRSVLTMWIESDLYKRQGKAITNFKAALPKPNSDLAEQTLKDPYNFDFLSMSKEAMEQEIEHGLMAHIQKFLLELGQGFSFVGRQQHLMAGTKDLYVDMLFYHLQLRCFVVVELKAREFEAKDLAQINLYLAAVDNLLKHPSDQPTIGLLLCQSKDNVMAEWALSGMNKPIGIANYTTKLVESLPKKFKGKLPTIEEIEAELKKQKDIPALEEKVAKKAKIKKVSKKKK from the coding sequence ATGAAGAAAAAGAGTAATATAAAATCGAGCGATAATCTAGTTCTAAAAAACTATGTTCAATTTTTAGAACATATAAAAGAAGATATCCTACAAACACAACTTCGTGCTGCTCAGTCAGTTACCAAAGAACTTATCTTATTATATTGGCGTATTGGAAAAGTACTTTCTGATAAAACACAATCAGAAGGTTGGGGTGCAAAAATCGTAGAAAAATTTGCACATGATCTTGGAACAGCATTTCCTGGAATTACAGGATTTTCAAGAACTAATATATACAGAATGATTGCATTTTATGAAGCTTATTCTATTTGTCCCACAGCTGTGGGACAAATAGAGCATAATCCCTTATTAAACATTCCATGGGGGCATAATGCAGTGCTTTTAGAAAAGCTGCAAAAAAACGAACAAAGACTTTGGTATGCTCAACAATCAATTGAAAATGGTTGGAGTAGAAGTGTGCTCACCATGTGGATAGAATCTGATTTGTATAAACGACAAGGCAAAGCTATAACCAATTTTAAGGCTGCTTTACCCAAACCTAATTCAGATCTAGCCGAGCAAACACTTAAAGATCCGTATAACTTCGATTTTCTAAGCATGAGCAAAGAAGCAATGGAGCAAGAAATTGAACATGGACTCATGGCACACATACAAAAATTCTTGTTAGAACTAGGGCAAGGATTTTCTTTTGTTGGTAGACAGCAGCACTTAATGGCTGGCACAAAAGATCTGTATGTTGATATGCTTTTTTACCACTTGCAGCTTAGATGCTTTGTAGTTGTTGAATTAAAAGCCAGAGAGTTTGAAGCCAAAGATTTAGCTCAAATCAATTTGTATTTAGCCGCGGTTGATAACCTGTTAAAACATCCAAGCGATCAACCAACAATTGGATTACTACTTTGCCAATCAAAAGATAACGTTATGGCAGAATGGGCTTTAAGTGGCATGAATAAGCCAATTGGGATAGCAAACTATACAACCAAGCTCGTCGAATCATTACCAAAAAAATTTAAGGGCAAACTTCCTACTATCGAAGAAATAGAAGCTGAACTTAAAAAACAAAAAGATATACCAGCGCTAGAAGAAAAAGTTGCCAAAAAAGCTAAAATTAAAAAAGTTTCTAAGAAAAAGAAATAA